In Leptolyngbya sp. SIO1E4, one DNA window encodes the following:
- a CDS encoding adenylate/guanylate cyclase domain-containing protein translates to MTTILQSSMGLLRSRLSRRIVSWVFFSIIVIEGVIFVPSYHRRYREKLKGLEDLSSEVLFTAKANAMLGRDRTVLLQTIQQNLKPNSVILGATLCMPDGAIIDSFGDLPEVDCREVPLGQVVRHLSQDQKSYDVAWPSDRLANQYVLVVRHDATGVKSEMRTYVLAIVGIVLIISAFVTLVTIVVLERILIIPILHLRDDLCRAGYAVSQDQQPDFQTRSIHRQDELGEVSMAFSDMFERVHQEIADRKEAETALKAEQEKSEKLLLNILPMAIAEQLKLEVGAIASRFEEATILFADIVDFTGLSAQVPPNELVCLLNDIFSAFDGIAEQLGLEKIKTIGDAYMVVGGLPNPRPDHAEAILKMAVKMLETIQSFQRSDGTPFQLRIGINTGPVVAGVIGIKKFSYDLWGDAVNIASRMESHGIENRIQVSESSYQLLKDQYMFEDRGDIQVKGRGQMHTYLYQEQPALQGEFATDEADIVKL, encoded by the coding sequence ATGACCACTATTCTGCAATCGTCAATGGGGCTGCTGCGATCGCGATTATCTCGCCGTATTGTGAGCTGGGTTTTCTTCAGCATTATTGTGATTGAAGGTGTTATTTTCGTCCCGTCTTATCACCGGCGTTACCGCGAAAAGCTGAAAGGGTTAGAAGATTTGTCTTCAGAAGTCCTCTTCACGGCTAAAGCAAATGCCATGTTGGGACGAGATCGCACAGTGCTGCTGCAAACGATTCAACAAAATCTCAAGCCGAATTCTGTCATCCTGGGGGCAACATTGTGTATGCCCGATGGCGCCATTATCGACTCCTTTGGAGATCTGCCCGAAGTTGACTGTCGGGAGGTGCCCTTGGGGCAGGTCGTTAGACACCTGAGTCAAGATCAGAAAAGCTACGATGTTGCTTGGCCCAGCGATCGCCTGGCCAACCAGTACGTCCTAGTCGTGCGCCACGACGCGACTGGGGTCAAGAGTGAAATGCGGACATACGTGCTGGCCATTGTTGGCATCGTGCTGATCATTTCGGCCTTTGTCACCCTCGTAACCATCGTCGTTTTAGAACGGATCCTCATCATTCCCATTCTCCACTTGCGGGATGATTTATGTCGGGCTGGTTATGCAGTGAGTCAAGATCAGCAGCCTGACTTTCAAACCCGTTCTATTCATCGCCAGGATGAACTCGGTGAAGTGTCTATGGCATTTTCTGACATGTTTGAGCGGGTGCATCAAGAAATTGCTGATCGCAAAGAAGCGGAGACAGCCCTCAAAGCAGAACAGGAGAAGTCTGAGAAACTGCTGCTCAATATCTTGCCGATGGCGATCGCCGAACAGCTCAAGCTAGAAGTGGGGGCGATCGCGTCTCGGTTTGAAGAAGCGACCATTCTATTTGCCGACATTGTGGACTTTACAGGCCTGTCTGCACAGGTTCCCCCGAATGAGCTGGTGTGCTTGTTGAACGACATCTTTTCAGCCTTTGATGGTATCGCTGAGCAACTGGGGTTAGAAAAGATCAAAACCATTGGCGATGCTTACATGGTGGTGGGGGGGTTACCGAATCCTCGCCCAGACCATGCCGAGGCCATTCTGAAAATGGCCGTCAAAATGTTGGAAACGATTCAGTCCTTTCAGCGCAGCGACGGCACCCCCTTTCAGCTCAGAATTGGCATTAACACTGGGCCAGTTGTCGCTGGGGTCATCGGCATCAAAAAGTTTAGCTATGACCTGTGGGGAGATGCGGTAAATATTGCCAGTCGCATGGAGTCCCATGGCATCGAAAATCGTATTCAGGTGAGTGAAAGCAGCTATCAGCTCCTCAAAGATCAGTACATGTTTGAAGACCGTGGCGATATTCAGGTCAAGGGGCGTGGGCAAATGCACACTTACTTGTATCAAGAGCAGCCTGCCCTACAGGGAGAGTTCGCGACTGATGAAGCAGACATCGTTAAGCTGTAG
- a CDS encoding CHASE2 domain-containing protein, producing the protein MLPIINYTLNELKTLFQKSWEWRIGYVLIGGFIAARWLGLFSSIELITLDLFLSHRLPEKKDNHVVIVLVDETDFQGDGALTDDDLVELLEKVLSAEPTVVGLNIFREQSGDETQRSRLINLFETHDNLIGVQKAFPPKEIPPLKGVSQGVAEEQFGINDIPIDQDSRIRRVFVGAYLPDETPDIPDDNPFQLSFSFKVAEKYLESQKYSLENFPADPITPSFRLRDTAEHIKIPRLKPTFGGYIRNNNISDIQTLLNFRFGTDTFTIFDAKDLVDGTIDLQELNQKAVIIGATDPVFPRFLPVSTSSNLIDEDTENHEIIPRLGIIGAELEAHSTSQIINAVLHRRPLIDTIHSLFEDGLIFFSGVIGILIGNTFESVSRNFLLLITTSGLLLGSSYFLLLKWGIWLPIFPASSILAITGITYIAFYQSERLALMESSKLEEERRKAIEKTFNAIHAGPLQTLASLLRNVRDGNTDQKYLLDDLEFLNKEIRGIGERLRQEAIEDVYFIDVRRNIKLDLTHPMHEVLYEVYNLCLQKDLPGFKCLKIRSVSFEPFDCKSINLEIKQKLCWFLQESLENVGKHALGTTRLLVTGKIVEEFYTLCIEDNGLGVTSSHIGEGTKFFYRLEELLRGKFYRASKPTGGTVCKLTWSLYEK; encoded by the coding sequence ATGCTGCCGATCATCAACTATACCCTCAATGAACTCAAGACGCTGTTCCAGAAGTCTTGGGAATGGCGCATAGGCTACGTGTTGATTGGAGGATTCATTGCTGCCAGATGGTTAGGCTTATTTTCAAGTATCGAACTCATTACTCTAGATCTTTTTCTCAGTCATCGGTTACCCGAGAAAAAGGATAATCACGTTGTAATTGTTTTAGTAGACGAAACTGACTTTCAAGGCGATGGGGCTCTGACAGACGATGATCTCGTGGAACTTCTGGAGAAAGTGCTCTCTGCTGAACCTACCGTTGTTGGCCTGAATATTTTTAGAGAACAGTCTGGTGATGAAACTCAGCGATCGCGACTCATTAATTTATTTGAGACCCATGACAACTTGATTGGCGTTCAAAAGGCCTTTCCTCCTAAGGAAATTCCTCCCCTCAAAGGAGTCTCGCAGGGCGTCGCTGAAGAGCAGTTCGGCATCAATGATATACCGATTGATCAAGATAGTAGAATTCGACGCGTGTTTGTCGGCGCATATTTGCCTGATGAGACACCTGACATCCCTGATGATAATCCCTTTCAACTATCTTTTTCCTTTAAAGTTGCGGAGAAGTATTTAGAAAGCCAGAAATACTCATTAGAGAATTTCCCCGCTGATCCGATAACGCCAAGCTTTCGGCTTCGAGACACCGCAGAGCACATAAAAATTCCCAGACTCAAACCGACGTTTGGAGGATATATTCGCAACAACAATATTTCTGATATTCAAACCCTGCTCAATTTTCGGTTTGGTACAGATACTTTTACTATTTTTGATGCCAAAGACTTGGTAGATGGCACGATTGATCTGCAAGAGCTGAACCAAAAAGCCGTCATTATTGGAGCGACAGATCCTGTCTTTCCGAGGTTTCTGCCGGTTTCTACTTCTTCAAACTTGATTGATGAGGACACCGAAAATCACGAAATCATACCGAGACTGGGCATTATTGGCGCTGAACTAGAAGCTCACTCGACCAGTCAAATTATCAACGCAGTCTTGCACAGGAGACCACTCATTGACACAATTCATTCTCTGTTTGAGGATGGCCTCATCTTTTTCTCCGGTGTGATAGGGATCCTGATTGGCAATACCTTTGAATCAGTCTCCCGTAATTTTCTACTCTTAATTACGACCAGTGGTCTATTGTTAGGATCGAGTTATTTTCTATTACTTAAATGGGGTATCTGGCTACCCATATTTCCAGCCTCTTCAATATTAGCTATCACTGGAATTACATATATTGCATTTTATCAGAGTGAGAGGCTAGCACTCATGGAATCCAGCAAGCTTGAAGAAGAACGGCGAAAGGCGATCGAAAAGACTTTTAATGCCATCCATGCAGGCCCCCTTCAAACTCTGGCAAGTCTTTTGCGGAATGTGAGAGATGGCAATACAGATCAAAAATATTTATTAGATGACCTCGAATTTCTCAACAAAGAAATTCGAGGGATTGGGGAAAGACTGCGTCAAGAAGCGATTGAAGATGTTTACTTTATTGATGTTCGGAGAAACATCAAATTAGACCTCACCCACCCTATGCATGAAGTGCTTTATGAAGTTTATAATCTATGTTTACAGAAAGATCTCCCCGGATTTAAATGCCTTAAGATTCGCTCCGTTTCTTTTGAGCCTTTTGATTGCAAGTCAATAAATTTAGAGATCAAGCAAAAACTCTGTTGGTTTTTGCAAGAGTCTTTAGAGAATGTTGGCAAGCATGCCTTGGGTACAACAAGACTGCTGGTAACAGGAAAAATTGTTGAGGAGTTTTATACCTTGTGTATTGAGGACAATGGTCTTGGAGTCACATCCTCCCATATCGGAGAAGGAACTAAGTTTTTCTATCGCCTTGAAGAATTACTTCGAGGTAAGTTTTATCGTGCTTCTAAACCGACTGGAGGAACAGTTTGTAAATTAACCTGGTCTTTATATGAAAAGTGA
- a CDS encoding NfeD family protein — protein MNLLKALFNTELEDTNFFENTYPLTNDFFDSFQEPWQEGTDALAVVRSPICSGRLGHVRFHGVRWRASCDRPTSIPVGTKVRVLGRRANILIVEPLDAPISSHQADGGMFNIAAATS, from the coding sequence ATGAACTTGCTGAAAGCGTTATTCAATACAGAATTGGAGGACACGAACTTCTTCGAGAATACTTATCCACTCACCAATGACTTCTTCGATAGTTTCCAAGAACCTTGGCAAGAGGGGACAGACGCTTTAGCGGTTGTGAGGAGTCCGATATGTTCTGGCCGATTAGGCCACGTGAGATTTCATGGCGTTCGGTGGCGGGCTAGCTGCGATCGCCCTACGTCAATTCCAGTCGGCACCAAAGTTCGGGTTCTAGGACGGCGAGCCAACATTTTAATCGTAGAACCTTTAGATGCGCCGATAAGCAGCCACCAAGCGGATGGCGGCATGTTCAATATAGCGGCGGCGACGTCGTAG
- a CDS encoding photosystem II reaction center PsbP family protein produces the protein MLKRLAALLLVVTALVLQGCIGTGVGLTAYADNYDGYRFLYPVGWTEVSVSGKADVVFHDIVNETENVSVVISDIPGGLTLENLGTPTEVGYKLSKSINTIAGDDRDVELVSAQSITKEDETYYILEYVADLPSGIRHNLASVAVRRDKLFTFNASTRNDRWDKVKDLMKQAVASFAVY, from the coding sequence ATGCTGAAACGACTCGCTGCCCTACTGCTTGTGGTGACTGCTCTGGTCTTACAGGGATGTATTGGCACAGGGGTAGGCTTAACTGCCTACGCAGACAACTATGACGGCTACCGCTTCCTTTATCCCGTTGGGTGGACAGAGGTTAGCGTTTCAGGCAAGGCTGATGTCGTGTTTCACGACATCGTGAATGAAACTGAAAACGTAAGTGTTGTGATTAGCGACATCCCAGGGGGGCTAACCTTAGAAAACCTAGGGACTCCTACCGAGGTCGGCTATAAGCTTTCAAAAAGCATTAATACGATCGCTGGGGATGATCGAGACGTTGAGCTTGTCAGCGCCCAGTCCATCACGAAGGAAGATGAAACGTACTACATCCTAGAATATGTCGCCGATTTACCGTCTGGGATCCGTCATAATCTAGCTAGCGTAGCGGTTCGTCGGGATAAACTGTTTACCTTTAATGCCTCCACTCGCAACGATCGCTGGGATAAGGTAAAAGATCTCATGAAGCAGGCCGTTGCCTCTTTCGCAGTTTATTAA
- a CDS encoding lipid-A-disaccharide synthase, with protein sequence MDIVILSNGPGEITTWVKPVVTALRGQIPSPDDLRISVVLSPCPNATGREGDIARQYPEVDRVQDARHFWPFLLWGATADNWSWRDRGVVLFLGGDQIYPVVVGKRLGYKTVIYAEWFANWYRWVDAFGVMNDSLIQQTPERFRHKVSVVGDLMGDGQAVLTDKDHATQQLGITDETELIGLLPGSKRAKLTQGMPLLLATADYIYRQRPQARFVIPVAPTVDLQTLVNYADPQQNPFMAVFQAPSATLIEAEPAESLPYFKTHQGTQIYLWQPFPAHAVTSQCQLCLTTVGANTAELGSLGIPMIVLLPTQQLDAMNAWDGVLGLLVNLPLIGSPINKLINLVFFTYIRRSHKLFAWPNIWARQEIVPELLGHLSADQVGDRVLEHLRNPEKLQQIRHALHEVRGASGAAQKLSNLVLQTADAHA encoded by the coding sequence ATGGATATTGTGATCCTGTCTAACGGGCCAGGGGAAATCACAACCTGGGTCAAACCTGTGGTAACTGCGTTGAGAGGCCAGATACCTTCGCCCGATGACCTCCGGATTTCAGTTGTGCTGTCTCCTTGCCCGAATGCAACTGGCCGTGAGGGAGACATTGCGCGGCAATATCCAGAGGTAGATCGCGTGCAAGATGCCCGTCACTTTTGGCCCTTTTTGCTATGGGGGGCAACTGCTGATAATTGGAGCTGGCGCGATCGTGGGGTTGTCCTATTTCTGGGGGGTGACCAGATTTATCCCGTCGTTGTTGGTAAACGATTAGGCTATAAAACGGTCATCTATGCTGAGTGGTTTGCCAACTGGTATCGATGGGTCGATGCTTTTGGCGTGATGAACGACAGCCTCATTCAGCAAACCCCCGAGCGCTTTCGCCATAAAGTTTCAGTGGTTGGAGACTTAATGGGCGATGGGCAAGCTGTTTTAACAGACAAAGACCACGCCACTCAACAGCTGGGTATAACCGATGAGACTGAGTTAATCGGTTTGTTGCCGGGGTCTAAGCGGGCTAAGTTGACCCAGGGGATGCCGCTGCTGTTGGCCACGGCTGATTATATTTACCGTCAGCGTCCTCAAGCACGATTTGTGATTCCCGTTGCCCCAACGGTCGATCTGCAGACATTAGTCAACTATGCAGATCCGCAGCAAAATCCATTTATGGCCGTGTTTCAGGCGCCATCGGCCACGCTCATAGAAGCCGAGCCTGCTGAATCCCTCCCCTATTTCAAAACCCACCAGGGCACTCAAATTTATCTTTGGCAGCCGTTTCCAGCCCATGCTGTGACGAGCCAATGCCAGCTTTGCCTGACGACCGTTGGGGCCAATACTGCGGAGCTAGGATCCTTGGGCATTCCGATGATCGTTTTGCTTCCGACTCAACAACTAGATGCCATGAATGCCTGGGATGGGGTATTAGGGTTACTCGTGAATTTGCCGCTGATCGGCAGCCCCATCAATAAGCTGATTAACTTAGTATTCTTCACGTATATTCGCCGTAGTCATAAATTATTTGCTTGGCCTAATATTTGGGCACGTCAGGAAATTGTGCCTGAACTGCTGGGGCACCTGAGTGCCGATCAGGTGGGCGATCGCGTGCTGGAGCATCTCAGAAATCCGGAGAAGCTTCAGCAAATACGTCATGCCTTACACGAGGTGCGAGGGGCTTCTGGAGCCGCACAAAAACTGAGCAATCTTGTCTTGCAAACGGCAGATGCTCACGCCTGA
- a CDS encoding TldD/PmbA family protein, translating into MTVALTPGKLLRTQEIPSLDFQSTRDRFDDSWRAPLAMLLGLGRSAGADFIEFFLERNQYISCLAEDNAITSISPRLVTGAGVRVFLGNADCYVSTNDLTFKGLRNALEKGLSIMGLHLPGPASSIPETNLELLRDYATTKGKDAWLGACSSMQEMGEVLLAANGAIAQHATHVQARRTGYFRDWQEVLVAASDGTFARDIRLTQSVGCNLLCADGEHRSSIGQRLGDTSDPSFLRTWDYGTTAQTVADSAGKMLYADYVESGTYPVVMANHFGGVIFHEACGHLLETTQIERGTTPFIDKKGEKIAHENLTAWDEGLSDDAFGTLDMDDEGMPTQRTLLIENGVLKNFLSDRAGSMRTGHPRTGSGRRQSYNFAAASRMRNTYIASGDYTTEDLFASIEKGIYCKKMGGGSVGPTGQFNFGVDEAYLIENGKVTKPLKGATLIGEAKEIMQRISMCSSDLSLAAGFCGSVSGSIYVTVGQPHLKVDAITVGGR; encoded by the coding sequence ATGACGGTCGCCCTCACCCCTGGCAAGCTACTCCGTACCCAAGAGATCCCTTCCTTGGACTTTCAATCAACCCGCGATCGCTTTGACGATTCTTGGCGGGCTCCCCTGGCGATGCTGTTAGGGCTAGGCCGGTCAGCAGGGGCCGACTTTATAGAATTCTTTCTCGAGCGCAATCAATACATCAGCTGCTTGGCAGAAGACAATGCGATTACCAGCATCTCCCCTCGCTTGGTGACGGGGGCTGGGGTACGGGTGTTCTTGGGCAATGCTGATTGTTATGTCAGCACCAACGATTTGACATTTAAGGGCCTGCGCAATGCCCTCGAAAAAGGGCTGTCTATTATGGGGCTGCATCTGCCAGGGCCGGCGTCTTCAATTCCAGAGACAAATTTAGAGCTGTTGCGAGACTATGCCACGACGAAGGGCAAAGATGCCTGGTTAGGGGCCTGTAGCTCAATGCAGGAGATGGGTGAGGTTTTGTTGGCTGCTAATGGCGCGATCGCTCAGCATGCCACCCATGTTCAAGCTCGTCGTACGGGTTATTTCCGTGACTGGCAAGAGGTACTGGTCGCGGCGAGTGACGGCACCTTTGCTCGCGATATTCGGTTAACGCAGTCTGTTGGCTGCAACCTTCTCTGTGCCGATGGTGAGCATCGCTCTTCCATTGGGCAGCGCTTGGGAGACACCAGCGACCCTAGTTTTCTGAGAACTTGGGATTATGGCACCACCGCACAAACGGTGGCTGACTCTGCCGGTAAGATGCTCTACGCCGACTATGTTGAATCAGGCACTTACCCAGTGGTGATGGCCAATCACTTTGGCGGCGTCATTTTCCATGAAGCCTGCGGTCACCTGCTTGAAACCACACAGATTGAACGCGGGACAACTCCGTTTATTGACAAGAAGGGTGAAAAAATCGCCCATGAAAATCTCACAGCCTGGGATGAAGGGTTATCGGACGATGCCTTCGGCACCCTCGATATGGACGATGAAGGAATGCCCACCCAGCGCACGCTGCTGATTGAAAACGGCGTTCTGAAAAATTTCTTGAGTGATCGGGCAGGCTCCATGCGTACTGGTCATCCTCGCACTGGTAGTGGACGGCGACAAAGCTATAACTTTGCCGCCGCATCCCGTATGCGCAACACTTACATTGCCAGTGGCGACTACACCACTGAGGATCTGTTTGCCTCTATCGAGAAAGGCATTTACTGCAAGAAAATGGGAGGCGGTAGTGTCGGCCCAACTGGGCAATTTAACTTTGGGGTTGATGAGGCCTATTTGATTGAAAACGGCAAGGTCACTAAACCGCTCAAAGGCGCCACGCTCATCGGTGAAGCTAAGGAGATTATGCAGCGTATTTCCATGTGCTCTAGCGACCTCAGCCTCGCTGCTGGCTTCTGTGGCTCCGTTAGCGGCAGTATTTACGTCACTGTAGGGCAACCTCACCTCAAAGTCGATGCCATTACCGTTGGTGGGCGGTAA
- a CDS encoding EAL domain-containing protein: MRESTDVSSPSFDIEAALRIVVEGTSAATGEHFFRSLAYYLACALRVRYALITRCIEGEGITRVQTLAFWQGSDFGQNFSYTTADTPCQQVLNGQTCYYPAFIRQKFPQDLDLLRLSAEAYLGVPITSSAGEVLGHLVVMHDQPREPEPLGLCIMEIFAVRAGAELERQAVMEKLSYESLHDPLTRLPNRTYVNQRLSAACQHLKHHPEHPFVVLFMDLDRFKVINDSLGHAAGDQLLVEVGKRLSACLGAKDTVARIGGDEFAILLEDPDSCAQALDIVARLQQVLAAAFKIHHHDVHIAASIGIVFSAPALTRPIDYLRNADLAMYQAKRQGSGHLVFNQQMHTQAVYRLNQEAALQNAINQGELQLHYQPIFSLSTQALIGFEALLRWWCPAQQSNIAPAEFIPLAEETGLMIPLGWWVIQEACYQLRTWQTHFNRPELTMSINLSNKQFEQRDVVEQVMQIIRTTGVEPRQLRFELTESMLMSSPACIEDAMQKLCQFDIQFHLDNFGQGYCSLSALHDLPINAVKIDPAFISRMAADKTSLGMVRTIMALANNLGISCIAEGIETPHQLQHLQALRCPLGQGYLIAPPLPSGSVSELMIERSPERIPF, from the coding sequence TTGCGTGAGTCGACTGACGTCAGTTCTCCTTCATTTGATATCGAAGCAGCACTCCGAATCGTCGTTGAAGGGACGTCAGCGGCAACGGGTGAACATTTTTTTCGGTCTCTAGCGTACTACCTTGCCTGTGCACTCAGGGTTCGCTACGCCTTGATTACTCGATGCATTGAGGGCGAAGGGATAACCCGTGTCCAAACCCTGGCCTTTTGGCAAGGGTCTGACTTTGGTCAGAATTTTAGCTACACCACGGCTGATACCCCTTGTCAACAGGTGTTGAATGGCCAAACGTGCTACTATCCGGCCTTCATACGGCAAAAATTCCCGCAAGATCTGGATTTGTTGCGATTAAGCGCAGAGGCGTATCTTGGGGTTCCTATCACCAGTTCTGCTGGAGAAGTGCTAGGACACCTGGTCGTTATGCATGACCAGCCTAGAGAACCCGAGCCCTTGGGTCTATGCATTATGGAAATCTTTGCTGTTCGTGCAGGGGCAGAACTCGAGCGGCAGGCCGTCATGGAAAAACTGTCCTACGAGAGTTTGCACGATCCATTAACGAGGCTTCCGAATCGCACCTATGTCAATCAGCGTTTGTCCGCAGCCTGCCAACACTTAAAGCACCATCCAGAGCATCCATTCGTTGTCCTGTTTATGGATCTGGATCGGTTTAAGGTGATCAACGACAGCTTAGGGCATGCGGCTGGCGATCAACTTTTAGTTGAAGTGGGTAAGCGGTTATCTGCCTGCCTGGGGGCCAAAGATACGGTTGCTCGAATTGGTGGGGATGAATTTGCCATTCTCTTAGAAGATCCGGATTCGTGTGCTCAGGCACTCGATATCGTGGCGCGTCTTCAACAAGTTCTCGCGGCAGCATTCAAGATTCATCATCATGATGTTCATATTGCAGCCAGTATTGGCATTGTTTTCAGTGCTCCGGCACTGACTCGCCCAATTGATTATCTCCGGAATGCTGATTTGGCAATGTACCAGGCCAAACGCCAAGGCAGCGGCCATCTGGTCTTTAATCAACAAATGCATACCCAAGCCGTTTATCGTCTCAATCAGGAAGCGGCGCTACAGAATGCCATCAACCAGGGCGAGTTGCAGCTACATTATCAGCCAATTTTCTCTCTATCGACTCAGGCGCTCATCGGGTTTGAAGCCCTGCTGCGCTGGTGGTGTCCGGCCCAACAATCTAACATTGCCCCAGCCGAGTTTATTCCTTTAGCTGAAGAAACCGGTTTGATGATTCCGCTTGGCTGGTGGGTGATTCAGGAAGCTTGCTACCAGCTGCGAACCTGGCAAACCCACTTTAACCGACCTGAGCTAACCATGAGCATCAACCTATCCAACAAACAGTTTGAACAACGGGATGTGGTTGAGCAAGTGATGCAAATTATCAGAACGACCGGGGTTGAGCCCAGGCAACTACGATTTGAGTTGACAGAGAGCATGCTGATGTCGAGCCCAGCTTGTATTGAAGATGCCATGCAAAAGCTGTGCCAATTTGACATCCAATTTCATTTGGACAATTTTGGTCAGGGGTATTGTTCTCTGAGTGCACTGCATGATTTGCCCATCAATGCTGTCAAAATCGACCCAGCCTTTATCAGCCGTATGGCTGCGGATAAAACGTCGTTAGGGATGGTTAGAACCATCATGGCATTGGCCAACAACCTTGGCATTAGCTGCATTGCTGAGGGGATTGAAACACCCCATCAACTGCAGCACCTCCAGGCGTTGCGGTGTCCGCTTGGTCAAGGCTATTTAATCGCACCCCCTCTACCATCTGGATCGGTATCAGAGTTGATGATAGAGCGCAGCCCTGAGCGCATACCTTTTTAA
- a CDS encoding methyltransferase domain-containing protein → MSVLHRMRFLFIGVLCLTLWACQDGVIDGSTEVYRFQPPSRDGIGKIYLGREIAQVMGHEGAYWLERPSREPQEHPQAIVDLLALQPDDVVADIGAGTGYMTRRLAEKVPEGEVLAVDIQPEMLQLLEARIAEAGLSRVKGIHGSVEDPHLPPERVDLALMVDAYHEFEFPFEMMTHLKAALKPGGRVVLAEYRAENPLVLIKRLHKMSETQIKREMRAVGLTWLKTDESLPQQHLFFFEKPV, encoded by the coding sequence ATGTCTGTTTTGCATCGAATGCGCTTTCTGTTCATCGGTGTCTTGTGTCTCACGTTGTGGGCTTGCCAAGACGGGGTGATTGATGGCAGTACCGAAGTCTACCGATTTCAACCACCCAGCCGTGATGGCATTGGCAAAATTTATTTGGGGCGTGAGATTGCTCAGGTGATGGGGCACGAAGGCGCCTACTGGCTGGAGCGACCCAGTCGGGAACCCCAGGAACATCCGCAAGCCATTGTGGATCTGTTGGCGCTACAGCCCGATGATGTTGTGGCCGATATTGGGGCTGGAACAGGATACATGACCCGCCGGTTAGCTGAAAAGGTGCCTGAGGGTGAAGTGCTGGCAGTAGACATTCAGCCCGAGATGTTGCAGTTATTGGAAGCCCGCATTGCAGAAGCGGGGCTCTCTCGTGTGAAAGGGATCCACGGCTCCGTCGAGGACCCTCACTTACCCCCAGAGCGGGTAGATTTAGCCTTGATGGTGGATGCGTACCATGAATTTGAATTTCCCTTTGAGATGATGACACACCTCAAAGCAGCGCTCAAACCAGGCGGACGGGTGGTTCTAGCAGAATATCGCGCTGAAAACCCCCTGGTGCTTATTAAGCGTCTGCACAAAATGAGTGAAACTCAGATCAAACGTGAGATGCGGGCAGTCGGGCTTACTTGGCTAAAAACGGATGAATCTTTACCTCAACAACATTTGTTCTTTTTTGAAAAGCCGGTTTAG
- the maf gene encoding septum formation inhibitor Maf: MELQFVLASASPARRKLLTDAGISAYVCPSHFDEAQIQISEPARLVNTLAQEKAAMVTPQFANALVLGCDSVLAFDGKIYGKPETPADAIARWQQMRGRMGELYTGHALIDTARQQTIVRCQVTRVFFALVSDLQIEAYVATGEPLKCAGAFAIDGKGSLFVEKLEGCHTNVIGLSMPLLRQLIQELGYCITDLWSAS, encoded by the coding sequence ATGGAACTTCAGTTTGTGCTGGCCTCAGCTTCCCCGGCCCGCCGTAAACTTTTGACTGATGCAGGTATTTCTGCCTATGTCTGCCCCAGTCACTTTGATGAAGCGCAAATCCAAATTTCAGAACCGGCCAGACTGGTTAATACATTGGCCCAAGAAAAGGCGGCAATGGTTACCCCACAGTTTGCGAATGCGCTTGTGCTGGGGTGTGATTCGGTACTGGCTTTTGATGGCAAGATCTACGGCAAACCAGAGACGCCAGCTGATGCGATTGCTCGATGGCAGCAGATGCGGGGACGCATGGGTGAACTCTACACTGGCCATGCTCTGATTGACACTGCACGACAGCAAACAATCGTTCGCTGTCAGGTGACACGGGTCTTTTTTGCCCTGGTGAGCGATCTCCAAATCGAGGCCTACGTGGCGACGGGGGAACCCCTGAAGTGTGCTGGGGCCTTTGCCATTGATGGCAAAGGCAGCCTATTCGTCGAAAAACTGGAAGGCTGCCATACCAACGTGATTGGCCTGAGTATGCCGCTGTTGCGTCAGCTCATCCAAGAGCTGGGATATTGCATCACAGACTTGTGGTCAGCCAGCTAA